The Paenibacillus sp. RUD330 genome has a segment encoding these proteins:
- the spoIIIAC gene encoding stage III sporulation protein AC, whose product MTMDISAIFQIAGIGIIVAMIHTVLKQMGKEDMAHWVTLIGFVVVLFMVVRMLNELFQEIKTIFLFQ is encoded by the coding sequence ATGACCATGGATATCAGCGCCATCTTCCAGATCGCCGGCATCGGCATCATCGTGGCCATGATCCACACGGTGCTTAAGCAGATGGGGAAAGAAGACATGGCGCACTGGGTGACATTGATCGGATTCGTCGTCGTACTGTTTATGGTCGTCCGGATGCTCAACGAGCTGTTCCAGGAAATCAAGACGATCTTCCTGTTCCAGTAG
- a CDS encoding YqhV family protein codes for MLNKVVATMASLRLLSGSIEIMAALLMLRLNQIDKALVINSSLAFVGPVVLLATTAVGLIGLSDRLSPAKLAWIAVGIGCLLIGIFKK; via the coding sequence ATGTTGAATAAAGTTGTAGCTACGATGGCTTCGCTGCGCCTGCTGTCGGGCTCCATCGAGATCATGGCGGCTCTTCTCATGCTGCGCCTCAATCAGATCGATAAAGCGCTCGTCATCAATTCCTCGCTTGCGTTCGTCGGGCCGGTCGTTCTGCTCGCGACGACGGCGGTCGGGCTGATCGGACTGTCGGACAGGCTTTCGCCTGCCAAGCTGGCCTGGATCGCGGTCGGAATCGGCTGCCTGCTGATCGGGATTTTCAAGAAATAG
- a CDS encoding aspartate kinase: protein MSLIVMKFGGSSVGTTERMQRVARRIVENRDAGHKVVVVVSAMGDTTDDLIDRSRELNPNPPAREMDMLLTTGEQISVALLSMTIHGLGRQAVSMTGWQAGIRTESVHAKARITDIRPDKIHQALHDGQIVIVAGFQGMTEDGEITTLGRGGSDTTAVALAAAVQADVCEIFTDVDGIYSTDPRVVKNARKLDEISYDEMLELANLGAAVLHPRAVEYAKQYNVKLVVRSSFNHNEGTTVKEEAVMEQGIVVSGIAFDKDVVRISILGVEDVPGVLAGVFGALADGGINVDIIVQSGVMGGKADFSFTIGRGDRDKALAIIEGNRSAVPYRETTSEDELVKVSIVGAGMVSNPGVAARMFRVMAELGVSIKMVSTSEIKTSCVIESGPLQDVVRALHTAYGLDTADQVFVGGPSERR from the coding sequence GTGTCGTTGATCGTGATGAAGTTCGGCGGCAGTTCGGTCGGCACGACGGAACGGATGCAGAGAGTCGCGCGGCGGATTGTGGAGAACAGGGATGCGGGGCATAAGGTCGTCGTCGTCGTATCCGCGATGGGGGATACGACGGATGATTTGATCGACAGATCCAGGGAGCTGAATCCGAACCCGCCAGCCCGCGAGATGGATATGCTGCTCACGACGGGGGAACAGATATCGGTCGCCCTGCTGTCGATGACCATACATGGGCTTGGCCGGCAGGCTGTCTCGATGACGGGGTGGCAGGCGGGAATCCGCACGGAAAGCGTCCACGCCAAGGCGCGGATCACGGATATCCGGCCGGACAAGATCCACCAGGCGCTCCATGACGGGCAGATCGTCATCGTCGCCGGCTTCCAGGGCATGACGGAGGACGGGGAGATCACGACGCTCGGCCGCGGCGGCTCCGACACGACGGCTGTCGCGCTGGCGGCCGCGGTGCAGGCCGATGTATGCGAGATTTTCACGGATGTGGACGGCATCTACTCGACCGACCCGCGCGTCGTCAAGAACGCGCGCAAGCTGGACGAGATTTCCTACGACGAGATGCTTGAGCTCGCGAACCTCGGCGCTGCGGTGCTGCACCCGAGGGCGGTCGAGTATGCGAAGCAGTACAACGTCAAGCTGGTCGTCAGATCCAGCTTCAACCACAACGAAGGAACGACGGTCAAGGAGGAAGCGGTCATGGAACAAGGAATCGTAGTGAGCGGCATCGCATTCGACAAGGATGTCGTCCGCATCAGCATTCTCGGCGTAGAGGATGTGCCTGGCGTGCTTGCAGGCGTGTTCGGAGCGCTTGCCGACGGCGGCATCAATGTCGATATCATCGTGCAGAGCGGAGTCATGGGCGGCAAGGCCGACTTCAGCTTCACGATCGGCAGAGGCGACCGCGACAAGGCTCTTGCCATTATCGAGGGCAACCGTTCCGCCGTTCCTTACCGCGAGACGACTTCCGAGGACGAGCTCGTGAAGGTTTCCATCGTAGGCGCGGGCATGGTCAGCAACCCGGGCGTTGCGGCCAGGATGTTCCGCGTGATGGCCGAGCTCGGCGTCAGCATCAAGATGGTCAGCACGTCCGAAATCAAAACCTCCTGCGTCATCGAGTCGGGTCCTCTGCAGGATGTGGTCCGAGCTCTTCATACGGCTTACGGCCTCGATACGGCCGACCAGGTTTTTGTCGGCGGCCCTTCCGAGCGCCGATAG
- the efp gene encoding elongation factor P: MISVNDFKTGLTIEVDTDIFSVIEFQHVKPGKGAAFVRSKLKNLRNGNIVEKTFRAGESLGRAHVENREVQYLYNSGTEYTFMDNESFDQFNLDKKQLEWEINFLKENMNVNISSYKGEIIGISIPNSVDLKVTETEPGVKGNTAQGATKNATLETGYTVQVPLFINEGDQLLIDTREGRYISRA; encoded by the coding sequence GTGATTTCAGTGAACGATTTCAAGACAGGCCTTACCATCGAAGTGGATACCGACATTTTCAGCGTCATCGAATTCCAGCACGTCAAGCCGGGCAAGGGCGCTGCGTTCGTCCGCTCCAAGCTGAAGAACCTCCGCAACGGCAACATCGTGGAGAAAACCTTCCGTGCAGGCGAGTCGCTTGGCCGCGCCCATGTCGAGAACCGCGAAGTCCAATACCTGTACAACTCCGGAACGGAGTACACGTTCATGGACAACGAGTCGTTCGACCAGTTCAATCTCGACAAGAAGCAGCTGGAATGGGAGATCAACTTCCTGAAAGAGAACATGAACGTCAACATTTCCAGCTACAAAGGCGAAATCATCGGCATCTCGATCCCGAACAGCGTGGATCTGAAGGTAACCGAAACCGAGCCCGGCGTCAAAGGCAACACGGCTCAAGGCGCTACGAAGAACGCGACGCTCGAAACCGGCTACACGGTTCAGGTGCCGCTCTTCATCAACGAAGGCGACCAGCTGCTGATCGATACCCGCGAGGGCCGCTACATTTCCCGCGCTTAG
- the spoIIIAB gene encoding stage III sporulation protein SpoIIIAB: protein MIKAAGAVLILLAGTLIGFLQAARFAKRPRQLRELIHGLQRLETEIGYGYTPLPEAMRRTGAHMAEPAASIFRLTADRLESADAPAFEACWEETLAGCWPGTAMRKTELATLRRLGSTLGMSDREDQLKHLRLAQQQMQAEEDGARDDQARYEKLSRSLGILIAALVVILMV from the coding sequence ATGATCAAGGCAGCCGGTGCCGTGCTTATCCTGCTTGCCGGCACGCTGATCGGATTTCTGCAGGCGGCCCGCTTCGCCAAGCGTCCGAGGCAGCTGCGCGAGCTCATCCACGGCCTGCAGCGCCTCGAGACCGAGATCGGCTACGGCTACACGCCGCTGCCGGAAGCGATGCGCCGTACAGGCGCCCATATGGCGGAGCCTGCCGCTTCGATCTTCCGGCTGACTGCGGACAGGCTGGAAAGTGCGGATGCCCCTGCTTTCGAAGCATGCTGGGAAGAAACGCTGGCCGGCTGCTGGCCGGGAACCGCGATGCGGAAGACGGAGCTGGCGACGCTGAGGCGGCTCGGCTCCACGCTGGGAATGAGCGACCGCGAAGACCAGCTGAAGCATCTCCGGCTCGCGCAGCAGCAGATGCAGGCGGAAGAAGACGGTGCCCGGGATGACCAGGCGCGTTACGAGAAGCTGTCCCGCTCGCTAGGCATTCTCATTGCCGCACTGGTCGTCATTTTGATGGTTTAG
- the spoIIIAA gene encoding stage III sporulation protein AA, which translates to MLKLISHLLPPELYERLRRLPDSVHAGLEEIRIREERPLEIVSQGRSGFLTEDGGWSSNPQQAFRPSGELCRKLLGRLTGHSLYAMEEELRKGYITVTGGHRVGLAGRTVLERGDVKAIRDIGGFNIRIAREAVGAADKLAQQLADPARRSIHSTLLIGPPRMGKTTMLRDLARIVSSGKWPDPAMAGWPGRRVAIVDERSEIAASVKGVPSFDVGPRTDVMDACPKAEGMMMMLRSMSPEVIMADEIGRAEDAAAVREAAHSGVAVVATAHASSLEEARGRPILRELLHDGAFSRCVILGRSRNGFEARVVALQHAAPTAREPTGARAPEGAGT; encoded by the coding sequence ATGTTGAAGCTGATTTCGCATCTGTTGCCGCCGGAGCTTTATGAGCGGCTTCGCCGGCTGCCTGATTCCGTGCATGCGGGTCTGGAAGAGATCCGGATCCGGGAGGAACGGCCGCTGGAAATCGTCAGCCAGGGCAGATCGGGATTTTTGACGGAGGACGGCGGATGGAGCAGCAACCCGCAGCAGGCGTTCAGGCCTTCCGGCGAGCTATGCCGCAAGCTGCTCGGCAGGCTGACCGGGCATTCGCTGTACGCGATGGAGGAAGAGCTCAGGAAGGGCTACATCACCGTGACCGGAGGCCACCGGGTGGGGCTGGCCGGCCGGACCGTCCTGGAGCGGGGCGACGTCAAGGCGATCCGGGATATCGGAGGCTTCAACATCCGGATCGCCAGGGAAGCGGTCGGCGCGGCAGACAAGCTGGCTCAGCAGCTGGCGGATCCGGCGAGGCGCAGCATCCATTCCACGCTGCTGATCGGTCCGCCGAGAATGGGCAAGACGACGATGCTGAGGGATCTCGCCCGCATCGTGAGCTCGGGCAAGTGGCCCGATCCCGCAATGGCGGGATGGCCGGGGAGAAGGGTGGCGATCGTGGACGAGCGGTCGGAAATCGCCGCTTCCGTCAAAGGGGTGCCTTCCTTCGATGTCGGTCCCAGGACGGATGTGATGGATGCGTGTCCGAAAGCGGAAGGGATGATGATGATGCTCCGCTCCATGTCTCCGGAAGTCATCATGGCCGACGAGATCGGCAGGGCGGAGGATGCGGCGGCCGTCCGGGAGGCGGCCCATTCCGGAGTCGCGGTCGTGGCGACCGCCCACGCCTCCAGCCTCGAGGAAGCGAGGGGCAGGCCAATACTCCGGGAGCTGCTGCATGACGGGGCGTTCAGCCGCTGCGTCATTCTCGGAAGAAGCCGGAATGGCTTCGAGGCTCGGGTCGTCGCGCTCCAGCACGCTGCGCCGACGGCCAGAGAGCCGACTGGGGCTCGGGCTCCAGAGGGGGCGGGAACATGA